Proteins found in one Deinococcus radiotolerans genomic segment:
- a CDS encoding barstar family protein yields the protein MTARTVTVNCAAVQDETEFWAAFMRDVPDIHPGFGRNLAAFRDALWGGPGWPDAHEVRFTNSESLGSLRGDTFKQCLEEIAREVNAMRLVFS from the coding sequence CCGGACGGTCACTGTGAACTGCGCCGCAGTGCAGGACGAGACCGAATTCTGGGCTGCCTTCATGCGGGACGTCCCCGACATCCATCCCGGGTTCGGCCGGAATCTCGCTGCTTTCCGGGACGCGCTGTGGGGAGGCCCCGGCTGGCCTGATGCCCACGAGGTGAGATTCACGAACTCGGAGTCACTCGGATCCCTGCGTGGGGACACCTTCAAGCAGTGCCTTGAGGAGATCGCCCGCGAGGTCAATGCCATGCGGCTCGTGTTCTCCTGA